A single region of the Changchengzhania lutea genome encodes:
- a CDS encoding SemiSWEET family sugar transporter, with amino-acid sequence MSNNIEIIGFVAAFLTTAAFLPQVYQTWKTKDVSSLSLPMLILFFIGIVSWLIYGFLKNSPSMIFANAITLVSSFLLMFLKIKYQNKLGK; translated from the coding sequence ATGAGTAATAACATTGAAATTATTGGTTTTGTAGCTGCTTTTTTAACAACTGCAGCCTTTCTTCCTCAGGTATATCAAACATGGAAAACCAAGGATGTATCGAGTTTATCACTGCCCATGCTCATTCTTTTTTTTATCGGTATTGTGTCCTGGCTTATTTATGGGTTTCTAAAAAATAGTCCTTCCATGATTTTTGCCAATGCCATTACCTTGGTGTCTTCCTTTCTCTTAATGTTTTTAAAAATTAAATATCAAAACAAGTTAGGGAAATAG
- a CDS encoding leucine--tRNA ligase — protein MKYDFGRIEKDWQKYWAENQTFKAVNGSEKPKYYVLDMFPYPSGAGLHVGHPLGYIASDIYARYKRHKGFNVLHPQGYDSFGLPAEQYAIQTGQHPAITTVENIKTYRRQLDQIGFSFDWSREVRTSDPSYYKWTQWIFIQLFNSWYNKDSDKAEDIETLIYVFEKAGNGKVNAVCDDNINAFSADDWNSFSSEKQQEILLQYRLTYLAETEVNWCPALGTVLANDEIVNGLSERGGHPVIRKKMTQWSMRISAYAERLLQGLDTIDWTDALKESQRNWIGKSVGASVTFPILSFPNGEAKSGSDNRAGYMTGGNNSHLLIERAKDMRANPTQAEAALWEQLRNKKLNAKFRQQHLVGDYIVDFVCLRKRLIIEVDGKIHESQVEEDTKRTEILENDGYKVIRFKNEEALVDIDSVLEKIIKELSQRESVKSDSHMSEQIPPSGARGIEVFTTRPDTIFGVSFMTLAPEHELISQITTPDQKAEVETYIEATAKRSERDRMADVKTISGVFTGAYVEHPFTKEPIPIWIGDYVLAGYGTGAVMSVPCGDERDYAFAKHFNIPIPNIFEGVDISEEAFSDKGKTIIANSDFLNGMTYKKATKRAIYELEKMGQGEGKTNYRLRDAVFSRQRYWGEPFPVYYINGMPQMIDAEHLPIKLPEVEKYLPTETGEPPLGNAKKWYWLQYGDTADIVSKEEFENSSPSGRLGGTLELNTMPGWAGSSWYFNRYMDAHNTEAYASKEALNYWKDVDLYIGGSEHATGHLLYARFWQKFLFDRGEVPVDEFAKKLINQGMILGTSAYVYRVLGTMGITVYVSNSIGAGENFDIKLIKTRLKEIHQNKGEEQSYEQLSIGINPIHVKVQYVNSSDELDIEALKADSEFGKDYKEAIFIGEQGEIIESDNDVYKVGRDVEKMSKSKLNVVNPDDIVSDYGADSLRLYEMFLGPLEQYKPWNTAGITGVHNFLKKLWKLYHQGENGAFHVTGSPPSEGLGEALKTLHKTIKKVQEDIENFSFNTSVSTFMIAVNELTAQKCTSKDILEPLLIVLSPYAPHIAEELWNQLGHEESISTAPFPEFDASHLVESSKNYPISFNGKMRFTMELPLDMSKDDVEAAVMAHDKTKEQLQGRTPKKVIVVPGKIVNIVG, from the coding sequence ATGAAATACGATTTCGGGAGAATAGAAAAAGACTGGCAAAAGTATTGGGCAGAAAACCAGACCTTCAAAGCTGTTAATGGGAGTGAAAAGCCAAAATATTATGTGTTGGATATGTTCCCTTATCCTAGCGGTGCAGGCTTACACGTTGGCCATCCTTTAGGCTATATTGCTTCAGATATTTATGCACGTTACAAACGCCATAAAGGGTTTAACGTATTGCATCCACAAGGCTATGATAGTTTTGGTCTGCCAGCAGAACAGTATGCGATTCAAACTGGGCAACATCCTGCCATTACAACTGTCGAAAATATTAAAACCTATCGCCGTCAATTAGACCAAATTGGTTTTTCATTCGATTGGTCTCGTGAAGTGCGTACTTCAGACCCGAGTTACTATAAATGGACGCAGTGGATTTTTATTCAATTATTCAATTCTTGGTATAATAAAGATTCTGACAAAGCTGAAGACATTGAAACCTTAATTTATGTTTTTGAAAAAGCAGGTAATGGGAAAGTGAATGCCGTTTGTGATGATAATATTAATGCATTTTCAGCAGATGATTGGAATTCATTTTCATCTGAAAAACAACAAGAAATATTACTGCAATACCGATTAACCTATTTAGCAGAAACCGAAGTAAACTGGTGCCCAGCATTAGGAACCGTTTTAGCGAATGATGAAATAGTAAATGGCCTTTCCGAACGTGGTGGTCATCCCGTAATTCGTAAAAAAATGACGCAGTGGAGCATGCGCATTTCTGCCTATGCAGAACGTTTACTGCAAGGCTTGGATACCATAGATTGGACCGATGCTTTAAAGGAGAGCCAGCGAAACTGGATTGGTAAATCTGTTGGTGCGAGTGTGACTTTCCCCATCCTATCCTTCCCCAACGGGGAAGCGAAATCAGGCTCTGATAATCGGGCTGGATATATGACCGGTGGTAATAATTCGCATTTGCTGATTGAAAGAGCTAAAGATATGCGCGCTAATCCTACTCAGGCAGAAGCTGCATTGTGGGAACAACTTAGAAATAAAAAATTGAATGCTAAGTTTAGACAACAGCATTTAGTAGGTGATTATATTGTCGATTTTGTGTGTTTAAGAAAACGATTAATTATTGAAGTTGATGGGAAAATTCACGAATCTCAAGTTGAAGAAGATACCAAAAGAACAGAGATTCTTGAAAATGATGGCTACAAAGTTATACGGTTTAAAAATGAAGAAGCCTTAGTAGATATAGATAGTGTTTTAGAAAAAATAATTAAAGAATTATCTCAAAGAGAATCAGTTAAAAGTGATTCACACATGAGTGAGCAAATTCCCCCTTCGGGGGCTAGGGGGATTGAAGTATTTACAACCCGCCCAGACACCATTTTCGGAGTGTCCTTCATGACGCTTGCTCCAGAACACGAGCTCATTTCTCAAATAACCACTCCCGACCAAAAAGCTGAGGTTGAAACGTATATTGAAGCCACCGCAAAACGCAGCGAACGCGATAGAATGGCAGATGTTAAAACCATTTCAGGTGTGTTTACAGGGGCCTATGTAGAACATCCGTTTACAAAAGAACCTATTCCAATTTGGATTGGCGATTATGTATTGGCAGGCTACGGCACAGGCGCAGTGATGTCTGTACCATGCGGCGATGAAAGAGATTATGCGTTTGCCAAACATTTTAATATTCCGATTCCGAATATTTTTGAAGGGGTCGATATTTCTGAAGAAGCCTTTTCAGATAAGGGAAAAACCATTATTGCGAATAGCGATTTTCTAAACGGCATGACCTATAAAAAAGCGACCAAACGTGCTATTTACGAGTTAGAAAAAATGGGTCAGGGAGAAGGAAAAACCAATTACCGTTTGCGGGATGCGGTCTTTTCGCGCCAACGCTATTGGGGCGAACCCTTTCCTGTATATTACATAAATGGGATGCCACAGATGATTGATGCAGAACACTTACCCATAAAATTACCAGAAGTAGAAAAATATTTACCAACCGAAACGGGCGAGCCCCCGCTAGGTAATGCCAAAAAATGGTATTGGTTGCAATATGGAGATACAGCAGACATTGTATCTAAAGAGGAGTTTGAGAATTCCTCCCCTTCGGGGAGGCTAGGTGGGACTTTAGAATTGAACACTATGCCAGGTTGGGCAGGAAGTTCGTGGTATTTTAACCGCTATATGGACGCCCACAATACCGAAGCATACGCAAGTAAAGAAGCGCTTAACTATTGGAAAGACGTCGATTTATACATAGGCGGTAGCGAGCATGCCACAGGACATTTATTGTATGCGCGATTTTGGCAAAAGTTTTTGTTTGATAGAGGTGAAGTACCTGTAGATGAGTTTGCTAAAAAGCTAATTAACCAAGGGATGATTTTGGGGACTAGTGCTTATGTTTATCGTGTTTTAGGTACAATGGGAATTACCGTATATGTTTCGAATAGTATTGGGGCAGGAGAAAATTTTGATATTAAATTAATAAAGACAAGATTAAAAGAGATTCATCAAAATAAAGGAGAGGAACAATCGTATGAGCAATTGAGTATTGGGATAAATCCAATTCATGTGAAAGTTCAATATGTTAATTCCTCAGATGAATTAGACATTGAAGCCTTAAAAGCAGATAGTGAGTTTGGGAAAGATTATAAGGAAGCTATTTTCATAGGAGAGCAAGGGGAAATTATTGAAAGCGATAATGACGTCTATAAAGTTGGTAGAGATGTTGAAAAGATGTCAAAATCTAAGTTAAACGTCGTTAACCCAGATGACATTGTTTCAGATTACGGCGCAGACAGTTTACGTTTATACGAAATGTTCCTCGGTCCATTAGAACAATACAAGCCTTGGAATACGGCGGGTATTACAGGCGTGCATAACTTCCTTAAAAAATTATGGAAACTATACCACCAAGGCGAAAACGGAGCATTTCACGTAACAGGTTCCCCTCCTTCGGAGGGGTTAGGGGAGGCTCTTAAAACACTTCATAAAACCATTAAAAAGGTACAGGAAGATATTGAGAACTTTTCGTTTAATACATCGGTGTCTACTTTTATGATTGCTGTTAATGAATTAACCGCTCAAAAATGTACAAGCAAGGATATTTTAGAACCCTTGCTGATTGTGTTGTCGCCATACGCCCCGCATATCGCTGAGGAATTATGGAACCAGTTAGGGCATGAGGAATCTATTTCAACCGCCCCGTTTCCAGAATTTGATGCCAGTCATTTAGTAGAAAGTAGTAAAAACTACCCGATTTCATTCAATGGTAAAATGCGTTTCACCATGGAATTGCCATTGGATATGAGTAAGGACGATGTTGAGGCTGCTGTAATGGCGCATGACAAGACCAAAGAACAATTGCAAGGGAGAACCCCTAAAAAGGTGATTGTGGTTCCGGGTAAAATTGTGAATATTGTAGGCTAA
- a CDS encoding DMT family transporter, with protein sequence MTKNVYKAHFALLAANLIYGANYIIAKGIMPDKIRPSAFVFIRLACCTLLFWILKTLFIKEKVERKDLLRLALCGLLGAAANQLLFFHGINLTSPVDASIIMTVTPVLVLIFSVFILYERITKNKLIGITVGGIGAIILIVYGGNAAGTSSVLGNVLVFLNATSYGLYLVVVKTLMKKYNAMTIVSWVFLFGFIFMLPFGLPDILATDFSAFDTDTYLVIGYVVLFTTFFAYLFNVYALNYVSPSVSSSYIYLQPAISFIMVSIYAYVLMKDEYAQDINLIKILSCLLVIVGVYIISKPPKDSSKLKAKKQHY encoded by the coding sequence GTGACGAAAAACGTTTATAAAGCGCACTTTGCGCTACTTGCAGCTAACCTGATCTATGGCGCCAATTATATTATTGCTAAGGGGATTATGCCAGATAAAATTCGCCCTTCCGCTTTTGTCTTTATTCGTTTGGCCTGCTGTACGCTATTGTTTTGGATTCTTAAAACGCTGTTTATAAAAGAAAAAGTAGAGCGAAAGGATTTATTAAGGTTGGCGCTCTGCGGTTTGCTTGGTGCAGCTGCAAACCAATTGTTATTCTTTCATGGCATTAACCTCACATCGCCCGTGGATGCTTCTATTATTATGACGGTGACGCCTGTATTAGTACTTATATTCAGTGTCTTTATTTTATACGAGCGCATCACAAAAAATAAACTTATAGGCATTACCGTTGGTGGTATTGGTGCGATTATATTAATCGTTTACGGTGGAAATGCAGCTGGCACAAGTTCTGTTCTAGGTAATGTTTTAGTGTTTTTAAATGCTACAAGTTACGGCTTATATCTAGTAGTGGTCAAAACCTTAATGAAAAAATATAACGCTATGACCATTGTGAGTTGGGTGTTTTTATTTGGATTTATTTTTATGCTGCCTTTTGGATTACCCGATATCCTAGCCACAGATTTTTCAGCTTTTGACACTGATACGTATTTAGTCATTGGTTACGTGGTTTTATTTACAACGTTTTTCGCATATCTATTTAATGTTTATGCGCTAAATTATGTATCGCCCTCAGTATCCAGTAGCTATATTTATTTACAACCAGCCATCAGTTTTATTATGGTAAGCATCTATGCCTATGTTTTAATGAAAGACGAATATGCCCAGGACATTAATTTAATTAAAATACTAAGTTGTCTGCTCGTGATCGTTGGCGTGTATATTATTAGTAAACCACCCAAAGATTCCAGCAAGTTGAAAGCTAAAAAACAACATTATTAA
- a CDS encoding cell division protein FtsX, translating to MSSSFEKHQKRRLISSYFSVVLSIALVLFLLGLLGMLVLNAKKVSDHFKEQVVVTIYLKDAAKEVETKQLEKSLAMADYVKSTEYVSKEKAAEFMKAENGEDFMDFVGYNPLQNSIDVHLKADFVTSEHLETISAEALNKNFVDEVTYDNDLVNLMNDNVKKISFWVLVISSIFTLIAVLLINSSIRLAVYSKRFTIKTMQMVGATKQFIRRPFVWQSVKLGMIGAFVALLGMAIVLYYLDQTFTDLGLLSNPFLVVGLFLFIFALGIIITWISTHIATQRFLNLKTDQLYY from the coding sequence ATGAGTTCATCTTTTGAAAAGCACCAAAAACGCAGACTAATTTCTTCTTACTTCTCAGTAGTACTGAGCATTGCACTCGTGCTTTTTCTGTTAGGTTTGTTAGGGATGCTCGTGTTAAATGCCAAAAAAGTTTCCGATCACTTTAAAGAGCAAGTCGTGGTGACCATCTATTTAAAAGACGCTGCTAAAGAGGTTGAGACCAAACAGCTTGAAAAAAGTTTAGCGATGGCAGATTATGTAAAATCCACGGAATACGTGTCAAAAGAGAAAGCGGCTGAATTTATGAAAGCTGAAAACGGAGAGGACTTCATGGATTTTGTCGGGTATAATCCACTACAAAACTCTATTGATGTCCACTTAAAAGCAGACTTTGTAACTTCTGAGCATCTAGAAACCATTTCTGCAGAGGCCTTAAATAAAAACTTTGTAGATGAAGTCACCTATGATAATGACTTGGTAAACTTGATGAATGACAACGTTAAAAAAATTAGTTTTTGGGTGCTTGTCATTAGTAGTATTTTTACACTTATAGCGGTATTACTTATCAATAGCTCTATCAGGTTAGCAGTATATTCAAAGCGTTTTACCATTAAAACGATGCAAATGGTGGGTGCTACGAAGCAATTTATAAGACGTCCATTTGTTTGGCAAAGTGTAAAATTAGGCATGATAGGTGCTTTTGTTGCGCTTTTAGGCATGGCGATTGTTTTATATTATTTGGATCAAACATTTACAGATTTGGGCCTTTTAAGCAATCCTTTTTTAGTTGTAGGCTTATTCCTTTTTATATTTGCTTTAGGCATCATCATCACATGGATTAGTACACATATCGCGACGCAACGGTTCTTAAACTTGAAAACCGACCAATTGTATTATTAG
- a CDS encoding DUF3098 domain-containing protein yields MGEKKRKEVTKSIFVFGRKNYKFMFIGLACIALGFILMSGGGSDDPNVFNPDIFSFRRIRLAPMMILIGFGIQVYAILLNPDKKS; encoded by the coding sequence ATGGGAGAGAAAAAACGAAAAGAAGTCACCAAAAGCATCTTTGTCTTCGGAAGAAAAAATTATAAATTCATGTTTATTGGATTAGCTTGTATAGCCCTTGGGTTTATATTAATGTCCGGTGGTGGCAGTGACGATCCTAATGTATTCAATCCAGATATTTTTAGTTTTCGCCGTATTCGTTTAGCACCAATGATGATTCTTATTGGTTTTGGTATTCAGGTGTATGCCATTTTATTGAATCCAGATAAGAAATCTTAG
- a CDS encoding glycerate kinase, giving the protein MKIVLAPDKFKGSLTGTQFCNAVEEGVKALLPDAKIVKLPLADGGDGTIEILEYHLKGKRITVNVNDPLFREIEASYLYMNSIKTAFIEMAEASGMYLLKKEEQNCFNTTTLGTGELILDAINKGAKTIILGIGGSATNDCGMGMATALGYKFEDINCKELKAIGKNLSRINNINSNYVIGSLKSIDFKVACDVTNPLYGEHGAAFVYGPQKGASEDEIKELDEGLKNISMLFKKQFNMDVQSIKGAGAAGGMGAGALVFLNAELKSGIDLVKNLVDFDAKIKDADWIITGEGKLDSQTLSGKTIDGVIASAKKQNIAVAALCGSISLSNNEAQVFGISYIDAVMERANSLEDAIQNGYGYVKKMALKFAKEIA; this is encoded by the coding sequence ATGAAAATAGTTCTAGCACCAGATAAGTTTAAAGGCTCTTTAACAGGGACTCAATTTTGTAATGCAGTTGAAGAGGGTGTTAAGGCGCTTTTGCCCGATGCTAAAATAGTTAAACTGCCACTAGCCGATGGGGGCGATGGTACTATTGAAATATTAGAATACCACTTAAAAGGTAAACGTATTACAGTGAATGTTAACGATCCGCTATTTAGAGAAATTGAAGCATCATACCTTTATATGAATTCCATAAAAACGGCTTTTATAGAAATGGCGGAGGCCTCTGGGATGTATCTTCTAAAAAAGGAAGAACAGAATTGTTTTAACACGACCACTTTAGGAACAGGAGAACTTATTTTGGACGCCATCAATAAAGGTGCTAAAACCATTATCTTAGGGATTGGAGGTAGTGCTACAAACGATTGTGGAATGGGAATGGCAACCGCTTTAGGTTATAAATTTGAAGATATAAATTGTAAAGAATTAAAAGCGATTGGAAAGAACTTATCAAGAATAAATAATATTAATAGCAATTATGTTATTGGCTCATTAAAATCTATTGATTTTAAAGTAGCCTGTGATGTAACAAATCCATTATACGGAGAACATGGAGCGGCATTTGTTTATGGGCCGCAAAAAGGAGCATCTGAAGATGAAATTAAAGAGTTGGATGAAGGATTGAAAAATATATCAATGCTGTTTAAAAAGCAATTTAATATGGATGTTCAAAGTATAAAAGGAGCAGGAGCTGCAGGAGGAATGGGAGCAGGTGCTTTAGTATTTTTAAATGCAGAATTGAAATCTGGAATTGATTTAGTTAAGAATTTAGTTGATTTTGACGCTAAAATTAAAGATGCCGATTGGATTATTACGGGTGAAGGTAAACTGGATTCGCAAACGCTTTCTGGAAAAACAATTGATGGGGTTATAGCTTCTGCTAAAAAACAAAACATTGCTGTAGCTGCTTTGTGTGGGAGCATTTCACTTTCTAATAATGAAGCTCAAGTTTTTGGGATTTCTTATATAGATGCTGTTATGGAAAGAGCAAATTCACTAGAAGATGCTATTCAGAATGGATACGGTTATGTAAAGAAAATGGCTTTAAAATTTGCTAAAGAAATAGCCTAA
- a CDS encoding sodium:solute symporter family transporter has protein sequence MNWLDYSIVIFYIIFFLGMGFFFKDNKDSKDYFLGGKSMGWFPLSLSTMATQLSAISFISAPAFVGIKLGGGMKWLTFELAVPLAMIFIMIVIIPPLFRSGVVSIYEFVEKRFSSSTRLVLSIVFQLSRALATGVMVYTIAIILQAVLDIDFVYTILIISVITIIYSWQGGMKAVVWGDAIQMIILFVGLIICLGFGWSLLQSHGGLAEGFNPERLNVIDFNLGIGEGNEYGFLPMVLGGFFLYASYYGCDQTQAQRLLSAKDEKTIRTLLLANGLLRFPVVLIYCIMGLVIGGLITLAPDFLEEIAMTTQKYFPDEYAAHGVKPDLMIPVFIMKYLPHGLIGVLMVGILSAAMSSLSSTVNSLSAVTVEDFFNRGKVKLTDKKYMFISKGSVVFWGAVCIASAFLFGGSKSAVIEIINAIGSVFYGPVLVTFFLAFFSKKVNHIGMNAAIISAVLINLVFSKTIQELFHIDLGIHIFWIWLNFTGVIIALVVAYGVSALTSKTEIKKISNFNVKITKKDFMIKEVYILVAFFVFILILSYFLPALLS, from the coding sequence ATGAATTGGCTAGACTATAGTATCGTCATATTTTATATTATATTTTTCTTAGGTATGGGATTCTTTTTTAAGGATAATAAAGATTCTAAAGATTACTTTTTAGGAGGCAAAAGTATGGGATGGTTTCCTTTGAGTTTATCAACTATGGCAACACAGTTGTCTGCCATTAGTTTTATATCAGCTCCAGCTTTCGTAGGAATTAAATTAGGAGGTGGCATGAAATGGTTAACTTTTGAGTTAGCGGTTCCACTTGCCATGATTTTTATAATGATTGTCATTATACCACCATTATTTCGCTCAGGAGTTGTAAGTATTTATGAGTTTGTCGAAAAACGTTTTAGTTCTTCAACAAGATTAGTTTTAAGTATTGTTTTTCAATTGAGTCGGGCTTTAGCAACTGGTGTCATGGTGTACACTATTGCCATTATTTTACAAGCGGTTTTAGATATTGACTTTGTTTATACAATATTAATAATAAGTGTCATTACTATTATTTACTCTTGGCAAGGCGGGATGAAAGCTGTTGTATGGGGTGATGCAATACAAATGATTATTCTATTTGTTGGCTTGATTATTTGCTTAGGTTTTGGTTGGTCACTTTTACAAAGTCATGGTGGTTTAGCCGAAGGATTTAATCCCGAACGGTTAAATGTTATCGATTTTAATTTAGGTATAGGAGAAGGAAATGAATACGGATTTTTACCAATGGTATTAGGAGGGTTCTTTTTATATGCTTCTTATTATGGATGCGATCAAACACAAGCGCAACGGTTGTTATCTGCAAAAGATGAAAAAACAATAAGAACGCTTTTATTGGCTAATGGGCTTTTAAGATTTCCAGTGGTTTTAATATACTGTATTATGGGCTTAGTAATAGGAGGTTTGATTACTCTAGCACCAGATTTTCTTGAAGAAATTGCTATGACTACTCAAAAATACTTTCCTGATGAATATGCAGCTCATGGTGTTAAACCAGATTTAATGATTCCTGTTTTTATTATGAAATATTTACCACACGGGCTTATTGGTGTCTTGATGGTTGGAATACTTTCTGCAGCAATGTCTTCTCTAAGTTCTACGGTAAATTCTCTTTCTGCGGTAACAGTCGAAGATTTCTTTAATAGAGGTAAAGTAAAACTAACTGACAAGAAATACATGTTCATTTCAAAAGGTTCAGTCGTTTTTTGGGGTGCTGTTTGTATTGCTAGCGCCTTTTTATTTGGTGGAAGTAAAAGTGCGGTAATAGAAATTATAAATGCCATTGGTTCTGTATTTTACGGTCCGGTATTAGTGACTTTCTTTTTAGCATTCTTTTCAAAAAAAGTCAATCATATAGGTATGAACGCTGCTATTATTTCGGCAGTACTTATCAACTTAGTGTTTTCAAAAACCATTCAAGAATTATTTCATATCGATTTAGGAATTCATATTTTTTGGATATGGCTAAACTTTACGGGTGTAATTATAGCTTTAGTAGTCGCTTATGGTGTTAGTGCTTTAACAAGTAAAACGGAAATTAAAAAGATTTCTAATTTTAACGTCAAAATAACAAAGAAAGATTTCATGATAAAAGAAGTTTATATTCTTGTTGCATTTTTTGTGTTTATTTTGATTCTTAGTTATTTTCTACCAGCATTATTAAGTTAA
- a CDS encoding GNAT family N-acetyltransferase — MSHLDYSKHYVLEDGYVKLIPLKIEHIEYLLNISKEHNLWTYFLEKGDGLENLTNYISSTVYKKKHKKEYPFVVFDKSKKQYAGTTRFYDYSSELETIKLGHTWYGKDFRGTGLNKRCKYLLFQFAFETLELERIGFGAHAENKISIAAMKSVGCKVEGVLRNFIPAINGKGRADIILLSILKDEWFEKAKPELKNKLNTKT; from the coding sequence GTGTCACATTTAGATTACTCAAAGCATTATGTTTTAGAGGATGGCTATGTAAAGCTAATTCCTCTTAAAATAGAACATATTGAGTATTTGTTAAATATTTCAAAAGAACACAATTTGTGGACATATTTTCTTGAAAAAGGAGATGGTTTAGAAAACTTAACTAATTATATATCTTCAACTGTTTATAAAAAAAAGCATAAAAAAGAATATCCTTTTGTAGTTTTTGATAAAAGTAAGAAGCAATATGCCGGAACAACAAGATTCTATGATTATTCATCTGAATTAGAAACTATTAAATTAGGACATACATGGTACGGAAAAGATTTTCGCGGGACAGGATTAAATAAACGCTGTAAATATTTACTCTTTCAATTTGCATTTGAAACGTTGGAATTAGAGCGTATAGGTTTTGGTGCACATGCCGAAAATAAAATAAGTATAGCCGCTATGAAAAGTGTGGGTTGTAAAGTAGAAGGGGTGTTGCGAAATTTTATTCCTGCTATAAATGGTAAGGGGAGAGCGGATATCATTTTATTGAGTATTCTAAAAGATGAATGGTTTGAAAAAGCAAAACCAGAATTAAAAAACAAACTAAATACTAAAACTTAA
- a CDS encoding MGH1-like glycoside hydrolase domain-containing protein — MNILKNKAIEVLNGNWKNEIGFSIPCANLYPFQWFWDSGLIAIGFAHFDMLKAEREIETLLDAQWGNGFIPHIIFHTETDTYFPGPDFHRSDLHPQSSKKHRSTGMTQPPVTGFVLEEMYRISKDKEATLKFIEKAIDKVYYNHEYFYKNRDPQNEGLVYIYHNWESGTDNSPIWDDIWDTMNPPEYTFERRDTTHVDASERPSKREYDHYLYIIDIAKEHNYSDVKIAELSPFLVQDPLFNAMLIKSNQSLINLYEKLGNDEKVSQLKQWQEKSIHSFNSKLFDEELGAYVHYDLRNERALRFLSSSSFSPLYAGIPSKERAASMVKVMMDKFGGEHQYLCASFDPTSERFNPKKYWRGPVWVNLNWMLFKGLKAYGYSEIAERVKQDTIAIVNNNGFYEYFDSRKDMHQNGNAGYGGNNFSWSAALLIDLIES, encoded by the coding sequence ATGAACATATTAAAAAATAAAGCTATTGAGGTACTTAATGGTAATTGGAAAAATGAGATAGGTTTTAGTATTCCTTGCGCTAACCTATATCCATTCCAATGGTTTTGGGATTCAGGTTTAATTGCTATTGGGTTTGCTCATTTTGATATGCTAAAGGCCGAAAGAGAAATTGAGACTTTGTTGGATGCACAATGGGGTAATGGTTTTATACCACATATTATTTTTCATACTGAGACCGATACATATTTTCCTGGACCAGATTTTCATCGATCTGATTTACATCCCCAGTCCTCAAAAAAACACAGGTCAACAGGCATGACACAACCTCCTGTAACAGGTTTTGTGTTAGAAGAAATGTATCGTATCAGTAAAGACAAAGAGGCAACTTTAAAGTTTATTGAAAAGGCTATTGATAAGGTTTACTATAATCATGAGTATTTCTATAAAAACAGAGACCCTCAAAACGAAGGGCTCGTTTATATATATCATAATTGGGAATCTGGTACTGATAATTCACCCATTTGGGATGATATTTGGGATACCATGAATCCGCCAGAGTACACTTTTGAAAGGCGGGATACGACGCACGTTGATGCTTCAGAGAGACCATCAAAAAGAGAATATGACCACTATTTATATATCATAGATATAGCAAAAGAACACAATTATAGTGACGTAAAAATAGCAGAGCTATCACCATTTTTGGTGCAAGACCCACTATTTAATGCCATGTTGATTAAGTCTAATCAGAGTTTAATCAACTTATATGAAAAGTTAGGTAACGATGAAAAAGTAAGTCAACTAAAGCAATGGCAAGAAAAAAGTATTCATTCGTTTAACAGCAAGTTGTTTGATGAAGAACTTGGTGCATATGTACATTATGATTTACGTAATGAAAGAGCGCTCCGATTTTTATCATCATCATCATTTTCACCATTATATGCTGGTATTCCAAGTAAAGAAAGAGCAGCATCTATGGTAAAAGTTATGATGGATAAGTTTGGAGGGGAACATCAATATTTATGTGCTTCTTTTGATCCTACCAGTGAACGTTTCAATCCAAAAAAATATTGGAGAGGTCCTGTTTGGGTTAATTTAAATTGGATGCTGTTTAAAGGATTAAAGGCATATGGTTATAGCGAAATTGCAGAGCGTGTTAAGCAAGATACTATTGCTATTGTAAATAATAACGGTTTTTACGAATATTTTGATTCAAGAAAAGACATGCACCAGAATGGAAATGCAGGTTATGGTGGGAATAATTTTTCTTGGAGTGCTGCCTTATTGATTGATTTAATTGAAAGTTAG